A window of the Mucilaginibacter sp. cycad4 genome harbors these coding sequences:
- a CDS encoding tetratricopeptide repeat-containing sensor histidine kinase: MKKNVSFLVLLLLAVSECSGQFREVNKLKKDLPLIHDSIQYVNTLNRLGLLLYEQNIDSAFYYAKKARNIAERLDYKAGKADALNAIGIVYDLKGNLQLSLRYYNEAYNLYKELKDTSNIVQGLMNIGLVFNETRENKKAIDFFKRAMNIGKTLQRDSIMSLVLCNYLLLYPEQVPKDSVEIYLNKAREIGTRFKDNRMLVEADQIQGLLYLQNNEREKGTALLQQAANNGLAMELSYLSLDIIINLGDLYLDNDIAKAITYYKQGLSIAEKNGYHYYEKFFGKKLYDIYIAQNNLNEVQRYSEKLLKLYEDEEKFANTSGFDYIDYALKDQELEAITVRSQNRQVLAIVLGILFVITAITVIFTYRLYNLKKKHGQTMEELNHTVRLRNEKLEIDHEFNNRLVSILAHDFRQPIGALKTLATVLKDANTFTREELMELVDTMEHSSNISLEIFENILQWIKQQLSGFNYKAVPLPLKDLIDEAIQPFYLMGKDRGLKFVTTVDPAIVIHADKELVQFIHRNFIHNAIKFSPDNSTITISASSDNNEVTVCVQDEGKGISPDKLKLLFNFKANMQYSNEKEKGAGVALMICKDFTEKMNGRIWVENNKVKGAVFCYSLPTIH, encoded by the coding sequence ATGAAAAAAAACGTAAGCTTTTTAGTATTACTGTTGCTTGCTGTATCTGAATGTTCCGGCCAATTCAGGGAGGTTAATAAACTAAAAAAAGACCTCCCTTTAATTCATGACAGTATTCAATATGTAAACACACTTAACCGGCTGGGCTTACTTTTGTATGAGCAAAACATCGACAGTGCTTTTTATTATGCTAAAAAAGCAAGAAATATAGCCGAGCGGCTTGACTATAAGGCCGGCAAGGCCGATGCCCTGAATGCTATAGGCATTGTTTATGATCTTAAAGGCAATTTGCAGCTTTCGCTGCGGTATTATAATGAGGCCTATAATCTTTATAAAGAGTTAAAAGACACCTCAAACATTGTACAGGGGTTAATGAACATTGGCCTGGTGTTTAACGAAACCAGGGAGAATAAAAAAGCAATAGATTTTTTTAAGCGTGCAATGAACATCGGCAAAACCCTGCAGCGTGATTCAATTATGTCGCTGGTGTTATGTAATTACCTGCTCTTATACCCGGAGCAAGTACCAAAAGACTCGGTTGAAATTTACCTGAATAAGGCGCGGGAGATAGGAACAAGATTTAAAGATAACCGTATGCTGGTTGAAGCAGACCAGATTCAGGGCTTATTATACCTGCAAAACAATGAGCGCGAAAAAGGTACCGCATTGCTACAGCAGGCTGCTAACAACGGTTTAGCTATGGAGCTTTCGTATCTGAGCCTTGATATTATCATTAATCTTGGCGATTTGTACCTGGATAATGATATAGCCAAAGCTATTACATACTATAAACAAGGGCTTTCCATTGCCGAAAAAAATGGTTATCACTATTATGAAAAGTTCTTTGGCAAAAAATTATATGATATCTACATCGCTCAAAATAACCTGAATGAAGTACAGCGCTACAGCGAAAAATTATTGAAGCTTTATGAAGATGAAGAAAAATTCGCCAACACGTCGGGCTTCGATTACATTGATTACGCACTTAAGGACCAGGAACTTGAAGCTATAACCGTCAGGAGCCAAAACAGGCAGGTCCTTGCGATTGTACTGGGTATTTTATTTGTGATAACCGCCATTACTGTAATATTTACCTACCGTCTGTATAACCTTAAGAAAAAGCATGGCCAAACAATGGAAGAACTGAATCACACCGTACGGCTACGAAACGAAAAACTGGAAATAGATCATGAATTCAACAACAGGCTGGTATCTATTCTTGCACATGATTTCAGGCAGCCAATAGGCGCACTCAAAACACTGGCAACGGTACTTAAAGACGCTAATACTTTTACACGGGAAGAATTGATGGAGTTGGTAGATACCATGGAGCATTCTTCAAATATTTCGCTGGAGATTTTTGAAAACATATTACAATGGATCAAACAGCAACTATCCGGCTTTAATTACAAAGCTGTTCCATTGCCTTTAAAGGACCTTATTGATGAGGCTATACAACCGTTTTACTTAATGGGTAAAGACCGCGGGCTTAAGTTTGTAACCACAGTTGACCCGGCCATTGTTATTCATGCCGACAAAGAGCTGGTACAGTTTATCCACCGCAATTTTATACACAACGCCATTAAGTTTTCGCCGGATAATTCAACCATTACTATAAGTGCATCAAGCGATAATAATGAAGTAACTGTTTGCGTACAGGACGAAGGAAAAGGTATCTCACCCGATAAGCTGAAGTTGCTCTTTAATTTTAAAGCCAACATGCAGTACAGCAACGAAAAGGAAAAAGGTGCAGGCGTAGCCCTTATGATATGTAAAGATTTTACCGAAAAAATGAATGGCCGCATCTGGGTTGAAAACAACAAGGTAAAAGGGGCTGTTTTCTGCTACTCATTACCCACCATTCATTAA
- a CDS encoding creatininase family protein, whose product MKTYLLLFAALLLSAYSFAQQIPARWDELVASDFPAALEKSSKTCILPIGILEKHGPHSPLGTDLIHVREWAAHAVKSEYAVVFPDYFYGQINEARHQPGTFALPSKVIWDLLEATCDEIARNGFDKIVILNGHGGNPEFIQFFMQSLLNKRHNYAVYFYDPHGGDKEYNDQYRKMHKSAMEGDQHAGESETASMLYYRPDLMKMDRAASQSGDNQHRLNLANIYTPIWWYAAYPNHYAGEGAKATPEFGKFIAEHEIASFLQALKAIKADTSTIKLQNEFFDKVDALNK is encoded by the coding sequence ATGAAAACTTACTTATTACTGTTTGCGGCACTGCTGCTTTCTGCTTATTCCTTTGCCCAGCAAATACCTGCCCGCTGGGACGAGCTTGTTGCCTCAGATTTTCCTGCCGCACTCGAAAAATCGTCAAAAACCTGTATCCTGCCCATCGGGATCCTGGAAAAACACGGCCCCCACTCCCCTTTAGGCACCGACCTGATCCATGTACGTGAGTGGGCTGCCCATGCTGTTAAGTCGGAATATGCTGTTGTATTTCCCGATTATTTTTATGGGCAGATCAATGAGGCCCGTCATCAGCCAGGAACATTTGCCCTGCCCAGCAAAGTGATCTGGGATTTACTGGAAGCTACCTGCGATGAAATTGCCCGAAACGGATTTGATAAAATAGTAATATTGAATGGCCATGGCGGTAACCCGGAGTTTATCCAGTTCTTTATGCAATCGCTGCTTAACAAACGCCATAATTATGCAGTATATTTTTATGATCCGCACGGCGGCGATAAGGAGTACAATGACCAATATCGAAAAATGCACAAGTCGGCTATGGAGGGTGACCAGCACGCCGGTGAAAGCGAAACCGCATCAATGCTGTACTATCGCCCCGACCTGATGAAGATGGATAGGGCAGCATCACAATCGGGCGATAATCAGCACCGTTTAAACCTGGCCAATATTTACACACCTATATGGTGGTATGCCGCTTACCCTAACCATTATGCCGGTGAAGGCGCTAAAGCTACACCCGAATTTGGCAAATTTATAGCAGAGCATGAAATAGCCAGCTTTTTACAAGCCCTTAAAGCTATTAAAGCCGATACCAGTACCATCAAACTGCAAAATGAGTTTTTTGATAAGGTAGATGCGTTGAATAAGTGA